A part of Lacibacter sp. H407 genomic DNA contains:
- a CDS encoding MutS-related protein, whose amino-acid sequence MEIDKVTYYDLSIFNSEEEYSLLHRINFCNTFGGKQKLEYLLTHPHHNLKKIVDTQQTLLQIGEVITQWPTEITNGTILMLEKFYGYPFDKIPDSYSPIPAFLYKVFDAPDYRLVRYTVGHFVDFLRGMYKLQQLLEKDNASPILQFMLQDIRKLMKHPLIQEMTGLPATGKLSTQKLLRFGNFLRNEYKSQAELLIDIYHKLDAYYSMAKAVLHFNLHFPQMKETDEPLIQAKGLYHLLLQTPVAYDITLNPQTNFLFLTGANMAGKSTFIKSVGCAVYMAHLGMGVPAASMELSLFDGLLSNIQVQDNIVKGESYFYNEVQRIKNTVLKITDGRKWLVLIDELFKGTNIQDAMHCSAAVIKGLLKIKSSLFILSTHLYEIGEELKPYSNISFRYFETTATDEQLQFSYQLKEGISNDRFGYLILKREKVVEMLEKL is encoded by the coding sequence TTGGAAATAGATAAAGTAACATACTACGACCTCTCCATCTTCAACAGTGAAGAGGAATACTCGCTGCTGCACCGTATTAACTTCTGCAATACGTTTGGCGGTAAACAGAAACTGGAATACCTGTTAACGCATCCGCATCATAACCTGAAGAAGATCGTTGACACACAACAAACACTTCTGCAGATCGGCGAAGTAATTACACAATGGCCAACAGAAATTACCAATGGAACTATTCTCATGCTGGAGAAGTTCTATGGTTATCCGTTTGATAAAATACCCGACAGCTATTCACCCATCCCGGCATTTTTATACAAAGTATTCGATGCACCCGATTATCGTTTGGTGCGTTATACTGTTGGACATTTTGTAGATTTTCTGAGAGGAATGTACAAGCTGCAACAATTGCTGGAAAAAGATAACGCCTCTCCTATTCTTCAGTTCATGTTGCAAGACATCAGAAAACTGATGAAGCATCCGTTGATACAGGAAATGACCGGGCTTCCTGCAACCGGAAAGCTGAGTACACAAAAATTATTGCGGTTTGGTAATTTTCTGCGGAACGAATATAAATCACAAGCAGAGCTGTTGATCGATATTTATCATAAGCTGGATGCGTATTACAGTATGGCGAAGGCAGTGCTTCATTTCAATCTTCATTTCCCGCAAATGAAAGAAACGGATGAGCCGTTGATACAAGCAAAAGGTTTGTACCATTTATTATTGCAAACACCCGTGGCATACGACATTACCTTAAATCCGCAAACCAACTTCTTGTTTTTGACCGGTGCTAATATGGCAGGTAAAAGCACATTTATTAAGTCGGTGGGTTGCGCTGTGTACATGGCACATTTGGGAATGGGAGTTCCTGCAGCATCAATGGAATTAAGTTTGTTTGACGGCTTATTGAGTAATATTCAGGTGCAGGATAATATTGTAAAAGGCGAAAGCTATTTCTACAACGAAGTGCAACGCATCAAGAATACTGTATTGAAAATAACAGATGGGCGAAAATGGCTGGTGTTGATCGATGAATTGTTTAAAGGAACCAATATACAGGATGCCATGCATTGCAGCGCCGCTGTGATCAAGGGATTATTAAAGATCAAAAGCTCATTATTTATTCTCTCAACACATTTGTATGAAATTGGTGAAGAGTTGAAACCCTATTCCAACATTTCATTCCGCTATTTTGAAACAACGGCTACTGATGAGCAACTGCAATTCAGTTATCAATTAAAAGAAGGAATCAGCAACGACCGCTTTGGTTATTTGATTCTGAAACGGGAGAAGGTGGTGGAGATGCTGGAGAAGTTGTAA
- a CDS encoding carbon-nitrogen hydrolase family protein — protein sequence MKKFFIRITIIIAVVLTSYFIWSYTGRAKEKETGWSKMPELKPRFEFIEAGVDSGKGNIIGIQPYLTEVNYSTAFNFETSLRFYFEQLKRENKLTDKSIVVLPEYIGTWLVAANEKEKVYKEPSIEKAMTTMVRSNLFSFLYGYLNSPAKDKSTYAIFHLKAEKMAKQYQQTFSLLAKEYNCTIVAGSILLPAASISTTGELVIEKKGELYNTSVVFGNDGKILPPLIRKQFPIDEELGFTHAADSLQQPIFATKAGRMAVLICADSWYPQAYANLTNKADFIVVPSLGGKDSIWSAAWQGYNGSKAPADVDTTDYKKITEGDAWLKYGMGTHALKANIHYGLNLFFTGSLWNMQPQGRVLLLQNDSTSVLPPAVGKGRIVCLWLNK from the coding sequence ATGAAAAAATTCTTCATCCGTATAACAATCATTATTGCAGTTGTATTAACCAGCTACTTCATCTGGTCGTACACCGGTCGTGCAAAAGAAAAGGAAACCGGCTGGAGTAAAATGCCTGAGCTGAAACCACGTTTTGAATTTATAGAAGCAGGTGTTGACAGTGGCAAAGGAAACATCATCGGCATACAACCTTACCTTACGGAAGTAAACTATTCAACCGCTTTTAATTTTGAAACATCACTCCGTTTTTATTTTGAACAACTGAAACGTGAAAATAAACTCACCGATAAATCAATTGTGGTATTGCCTGAATACATTGGTACATGGTTGGTAGCTGCTAACGAAAAAGAAAAAGTATACAAGGAGCCAAGTATAGAAAAAGCAATGACGACAATGGTTCGATCGAACCTGTTCAGTTTTCTATATGGCTATCTAAATTCACCTGCAAAAGACAAATCGACGTACGCTATTTTTCATCTCAAAGCAGAAAAAATGGCGAAGCAATATCAACAGACATTTTCATTGTTGGCAAAAGAATACAACTGTACCATTGTTGCAGGTTCCATTTTATTACCTGCTGCATCGATCAGCACCACAGGAGAATTGGTAATTGAAAAAAAGGGCGAACTGTATAACACATCGGTTGTATTTGGAAATGATGGCAAGATACTTCCGCCATTGATCAGAAAACAATTTCCGATCGATGAAGAACTTGGTTTTACACATGCTGCTGATTCATTACAACAACCCATTTTCGCAACCAAAGCCGGGAGAATGGCTGTGTTGATTTGTGCCGACAGCTGGTATCCGCAGGCATATGCAAATCTCACCAACAAAGCTGATTTTATAGTAGTACCATCACTTGGCGGGAAGGACAGTATTTGGTCAGCCGCATGGCAAGGTTACAACGGATCGAAAGCACCTGCCGATGTTGACACAACCGACTACAAGAAAATTACAGAAGGCGATGCCTGGCTCAAATACGGCATGGGCACACATGCTCTTAAAGCAAACATCCATTACGGATTGAACCTATTTTTCACTGGCAGTTTGTGGAATATGCAACCGCAGGGAAGAGTGCTACTCTTGCAAAACGATTCTACCTCTGTATTACCACCTGCAGTTGGTAAAGGAAGAATTGTATGTTTGTGGCTGAATAAATAA
- a CDS encoding YifB family Mg chelatase-like AAA ATPase yields the protein MLVKTFGSAVYGVNAITITVEVNVSGGQKFFMVGLPDSAVKESEQRIESALKNTGHFFPRTKVIVNLAPADIRKTGTAFDLPIAMGILGATEQLPNPERLYDYVIMGELSLDGSIQSIKGALPIAIQARKENFKGLIVPKQNAKEAGMVNNLNVYGVEHINDVIGFFNDETTLQPTVVNTREEFFNAQYEFEFDFSDVKGQSNIKRALEIAAAGSHNAILIGPPGAGKTMLAKRLPTILPPLSLQEALETTKIHSVAGKLPENATLISKRPFRSPHHTISDVALVGGGTNPQPGEISLAHNGVLFLDELPEFKRTVLEVMRQPMEERRVTISRAKIAIDFPASFMLISSMNPCPCGFYNHPEKECTCPPGAVQKYLNKISGPLLDRIDLHVEVTPVPFSELSRVENSEVSAVIRDRVIAAREIQAERYKDVEGIYANAQMSSKQLKEICVISQAGQTLLKAAMDKLNLSARAYDRILKVSRTIADLAQSSDIKVEHLAEAIQYRSLDREGWAG from the coding sequence ATGCTCGTTAAAACCTTTGGAAGCGCTGTGTACGGAGTAAATGCTATTACCATTACGGTTGAGGTGAATGTAAGCGGCGGACAAAAGTTTTTCATGGTTGGCTTGCCCGATAGTGCTGTAAAAGAAAGTGAGCAACGTATTGAAAGTGCATTGAAGAATACCGGACATTTTTTCCCTCGCACCAAAGTGATCGTTAACCTTGCTCCTGCGGATATTCGTAAAACCGGAACTGCATTTGACCTGCCCATTGCCATGGGTATTCTGGGAGCAACAGAACAACTTCCCAATCCTGAACGACTGTATGATTATGTGATCATGGGTGAATTGAGTTTAGACGGAAGTATTCAATCGATCAAAGGCGCATTACCCATTGCCATACAGGCACGCAAAGAAAATTTTAAAGGATTGATTGTTCCTAAACAAAATGCAAAAGAGGCGGGCATGGTGAATAACCTCAATGTATATGGTGTGGAACACATCAACGATGTGATTGGTTTTTTCAATGACGAAACAACATTGCAACCAACGGTTGTTAATACAAGAGAAGAATTTTTTAACGCACAATATGAATTTGAATTTGACTTCAGTGATGTAAAAGGGCAAAGCAATATTAAACGTGCTTTGGAAATTGCAGCAGCCGGTAGTCACAATGCAATACTCATTGGACCGCCCGGTGCAGGCAAAACGATGCTGGCAAAACGATTGCCCACTATTCTGCCACCATTAAGTTTGCAGGAAGCATTGGAAACAACTAAGATCCATAGTGTAGCAGGTAAACTTCCGGAGAATGCAACACTCATTTCAAAACGTCCGTTTCGGTCACCGCATCATACAATTTCGGACGTCGCTTTGGTCGGGGGTGGTACAAACCCACAACCGGGCGAAATTTCATTGGCGCATAATGGTGTTTTATTTTTAGATGAGCTACCTGAATTTAAACGAACGGTGTTGGAAGTAATGCGTCAACCAATGGAAGAACGTCGTGTCACTATTTCAAGAGCAAAGATCGCAATTGATTTTCCTGCATCGTTCATGCTCATCTCATCCATGAATCCCTGCCCTTGCGGCTTTTATAATCATCCGGAAAAAGAATGTACCTGTCCGCCGGGGGCTGTGCAGAAATATCTGAATAAAATTTCAGGTCCTTTGTTAGATCGAATTGATCTGCATGTAGAAGTAACACCTGTTCCTTTCAGTGAGCTATCGAGGGTTGAGAATAGTGAAGTAAGTGCGGTTATACGTGACCGTGTAATTGCTGCCAGGGAAATACAGGCCGAACGATACAAAGATGTGGAAGGCATTTATGCCAATGCACAAATGAGCAGTAAACAGCTGAAGGAAATTTGTGTGATCTCGCAGGCGGGTCAAACATTATTAAAAGCAGCAATGGATAAATTGAATTTGAGTGCACGGGCCTATGATCGTATTTTAAAAGTAAGTCGTACCATTGCCGATCTTGCACAAAGCTCAGACATAAAAGTGGAACACCTTGCCGAAGCCATTCAATACAGGAGCCTCGACAGGGAGGGATGGGCAGGATAA
- a CDS encoding glycosyltransferase, whose amino-acid sequence MLDFYLLIPCYNNTEGLIHSLSSVEYPKEKFKVLVVDDGSNIPVSTASFPEAFLQKQNIEIIRLPENKGITFALNSGLKYILEKNDALFTARLDCGDTCTPDRFYKQIQFLSVNTYVGLLGSLCLFIDRKKNIQFRYTAKQNHQDILREMHWKCSFIHPTVIFRNSALKETNLYPYNFPYAEDYALFFELAKKHETHIQQEFLVESELTTSGISVKKRQEQIQSKIRIIKSFGSIKSLIYIGLLRQYFFALLPYKIIIRIKRIVFPH is encoded by the coding sequence ATGCTTGATTTTTATCTTTTAATTCCTTGTTACAACAATACGGAGGGCCTTATCCACTCTCTCAGTTCGGTTGAGTATCCAAAAGAAAAATTCAAGGTGCTGGTAGTGGACGATGGTAGCAACATTCCGGTTAGTACAGCCAGTTTTCCTGAAGCATTTCTTCAAAAACAGAACATAGAAATTATACGACTGCCGGAAAATAAAGGAATTACGTTTGCTTTAAACAGCGGCCTCAAATATATTCTTGAAAAAAACGATGCGCTGTTTACAGCACGTTTAGATTGTGGTGATACTTGTACCCCCGACCGATTCTACAAACAGATTCAATTTTTAAGTGTAAACACTTATGTAGGCCTACTTGGATCACTTTGTTTGTTTATTGATCGAAAAAAAAATATTCAATTCCGTTATACAGCAAAGCAAAATCATCAGGATATTCTTCGTGAAATGCATTGGAAATGCAGCTTCATTCACCCCACAGTTATTTTCAGAAACAGTGCATTGAAAGAAACCAATTTATATCCCTATAACTTCCCTTATGCTGAAGATTATGCACTCTTTTTTGAACTCGCAAAAAAGCATGAAACCCATATCCAGCAAGAGTTTCTGGTTGAAAGTGAATTAACTACAAGCGGCATCTCTGTAAAAAAGAGACAAGAACAAATTCAATCAAAAATCCGCATCATCAAATCGTTTGGATCAATTAAATCATTAATTTACATTGGTCTACTCAGACAATATTTTTTCGCTTTGCTTCCGTATAAAATTATTATCCGCATCAAACGGATTGTTTTTCCACATTAA